GGTCAGCCAGCAATTTGTGCCGGACAATCATAATATTATTCGTAAATGCCATATTGTAATAAAGAGGTTGTTAGTTAGTTGCTGCAAAGATACGAACAGAATTTCAATATTTAAGCCTTTTGTAACATTCTTGTCATTTTTTTGTAGCCCGCCGCGTGCTATCTTTGTAGTGTACAAAAAAGATGAGGAGGCAGAGGTATGAACAGCAGTATTTTTGAACAACGCGGCCGCTTTGCAATGATTGGGGCATTGATGGTAATTATCAGTTTGATGTTTTTATTCTATATGGGAAGTTCTTTGGTTAGTTCGACCAAAAAATATCTGGAACAGATACAGGGGATAGAGATTACTTGTATTGATATCGACGAATAAAAGATAGAAAACAGGGAAAAGTATGGTAATCCGGCGAAAATCATTATTTTTGTCGGAATAAAAACAAAATCTGATGGAAGAAAAGAATAAGGTCTGGACAACGGTGAGCAGCAAGTACCTGTTCCGCCGTCCGTGGCTGACTGTACGCTGCGAAGATATGTTGCTCCCGAACGGAAACCATATCCCTGAATATTACATTTTGGAGTATCCCGACTGGGTGAATACGATTGCTATAACGAAAGAAGGCAAATTTGTCTTTGTCCGTCAGTACCGCCCGGGAATCCAGCGGACTTGTTATGAACTTTGTGCCGGTGTCTGTGAAAAAGAAGATGCCTCGCCGTTAGTATCCGCCCAGCGTGAACTGTGGGAAGAAACGGGCTATGGCAAAGGGAACTGGCAGGAATATATGGTGATTTCCGCCAATCCGAGTACCCACACTAATCTGACTCATTGTTTTCTTGCCACTGATGTGGAACTGATAGACCACCAGCATTTGGAAGCTACCGGAGATATTTCCGTTCATTTGCTCACTTTGGAAGAGGTTAAGAGCTTGCTTGAAAATAATGAAATCATGCAGTCGCTGAATGCCGCTCCGCTTTGGAAATATATGGCTAACCTATAATTTTTAATCATCATCATATGAAACTGTATTATTGATTATCAATTGTTTGCAGTTTCCTTTCGTTTCTAATAATGGAAACTCTCGTATCTCTACGAGGGAACACCCGTTTCCCTACGGGGACACAGTCGTATCTCTACGAGGAAACTGGCGTTTCCTTATAGGGAAACGGATACTCATCTTATAGGATATAATTCTTTATCTTGTATCTACAGATTATTCTATCTGTTGTTCCAGATAGTATCAAATCGTTTATCAGTCATTATTATGTTGTTTCTTATGTATTAATACCTGATTCCTCAACTATTAATGTTTGAGATGTAGGGTGTTAATACTTGACGGGATAACTGTTAATACTTTGAACATCAGATATTAATGGCTTGAAGTACGTGTAGGCAGGTATGAGGGTAACTTTTGCTATCTTCTCATTTACCGGAGGTATAATGCACTAAATGGTCTGTTTACGAATATACGTCATTATAAGGAATAAACCTTTTATTTTGTTTAGAGCCTGTTTAAATTTTCTTCATATTATACCTACACTGGGTGTCATGTTTTGACTCCGCTTTACCCGGACATGACCACGTAATCTGTCAAGAAGCAAATAGAAAACATCGAGAGAAGCCCATTTCCGGCAATAGTAATAAACTGATTCCTATTTGGGGAACTCTTTGGGAAGCATACGCTACTGGCAACCTGTTTTTTTACAATAAAATGTGGCATTCCAAATCATATTTTCGCTTTCTTTTTTGCAGGTTCAGCACTTTTGTTATATATTGCACTCGGGTCCCGTTAAATCTGTCAGATACATCTTTATTATAAGTTTGCCCACTTCAAATAAAGATATTATTGGGCAGATACGAAAACCTTCTTAAAATTTCATTTCAACCATTTTTAAACAGGCTCTAAGAAAAAGAGAAAAGAATGAAAGGTTGCTGCGTAGTCTTAAATATGTAACTAATGAAACAATTAGGCATACCTTATTCATAGTATTGCAATAAAATGATTAATTAGGGAATTTATCATTTCTTGTAATTTTGAGATTAAAGAGTTGGATTATGAATTTATTAATTAAAATTAGTTAGATTATGGAAAATAGATTGAAACAGGCATTGGCAGAATTATGGGAGAAGTATAAAAGTATTGATGACATTTTATCCGAGAATACTTATTGTTATTCAGAAGTGTCGGAACAACATGATATACTTTTTACAGGAATCAATCCTTCTGCTCGTGTAAAAGATGCAACTGATTGTTCTGAAGCTCATCATTTTAAATATGAAGAAGTTATTGTAAATGATCGCTACTTTAAAACTATTGATAAGATAATTCCGAATACATTGAAAGGTAAAGTTTCTTATTTGGATTTATTTAATTACAGATGTACTAAACAAGGGGGAATTGCTAAATTTTTGAAAACTTCTGAGGGTATATCTTTCTTGGCTGAGAATTTGTGTATAAATCAGCTGTTCATTGAAAATGTCATAAGACCCAAGATTATTTGTGTAAGAAATAAAGGTTCTTGGGACTTTTGGGGTAAAAATGCCACTCCACAAAAAGATAACAATGTTTGGATGGGATATCTATTTGAAAAAGTAAAGACTTCATTTGAACAAAAAGAAGGAACATTAGAAGTCTATAGGATTGAAGGTTTAATAAATAATGAACAACGTGTTAGTTTCTCTTATCTGCCTAATACAAGATTAAAAGGAACAATTGTTATTTTTGCAAAATATTATCAATATTCAAAGAAAGAAGAACGTATTACCGAAGATATGATTGCAGAACTATATAAACTGGTAACAGAATAATAAATATACTAGCAGGAATCCCGATGTATTTGATATATCGGGATTTTTTTTATTTTGTGCATTGGTTTGGCATATCTTGCTCTCATTTTTGTGTTATTTATAAAACATAACTAATGAGGACATATAAACAAACTATATTGGAATTAATAGATGACATATCTGTTGGTACATATGAACGCCGTCAGGTACTTTTATTATCTATGCTTTGTGCCTTTGCTGGTGAAAGTATCTTCTTGTTCGGTGCGCCTGGAGTCGCTAAAAGCATGATTGCCAAACGTATAAAACTGTTATTCTATAATGCAACAGCATTTGAATATTTGATGAGTCGATTTAGTACTCCTGATGAGATATTTGGTCCTGTATCTATTCAGAAACTGAAAGACGAAGATAAATATGAACGGATGGTAGATGGCTATCTTCCTACTGCCGATATTGTCTTTTTGGATGAAATCTGGAAAGCTGGTTCTTCAATACAAAATGCTCTTCTTACAGTATTAAATGAGAAAGTTTTTCGTAATGGAGATAAGGAAATTCGATTACCTGTAAAGTTGATAATTGCTGCGAGTAATGAATTGCCTGCAGAGGGAGAAGGCTTGGATGCGTTATGGGACAGATTTCTTGTCAGATGTGTGGTTGAAAATATACAAGACAAGAATCTCTTTTATGAGATGATAACTTCTGTGCAAGATGATAATTGTCGTATTTCAATTGTAAATCCGTTTACAGAAACTGTTTATTCTCAGTGGCAAAAGAATTGTTTGGAAATTGGGGTAAATTCTATAATTAAAAATATTATAGACAGAATAAGAGATAAAATAACAGAGAGGAATCAAACGAATGTAGAGTCTGAAACTCTATATATATCTGATCGTCGTTGGAAAAAAAGCATCCATTTGATGAGGACATGTGCGCTATTGAACAATCGGCAGAAGATTGATTTTACAGACTGTTTTTTACTGGAGTACATTTTATGGAATGATAATTCACAAATCTCTTTTGTTAAAGATATGGTGAAAAAGTCCATAACAGAGGGGTTGTTGCAGCCCTATGCTGAATTGTACCAGAACTATAAAAAGGAAATAAATGAATTTCATACGGAGATAAAAAATATTATTAAAAAGAAAGGGGGACCAATGCCCAATAGTTTAATAATTGTAAGTGGATTATTTTATAAAATTAATGCTGTGGAATCACAACAAATTCTTATTCCAATTTCACTTTATAATAAGTTGTCCGGGCAAAACGAGCAGGCAAAACTTCATCAAAATGGACCGTATTGTCAACTAGCATTAGTCTCGAATTACGATTATCGTGTTCTACCGGATGTATTGGTCAGAAAAGGGGAAAATGGCTGCTTGATTATTAATGAACGGGAGTATCCTTTGGAACGTTATGATAGTCTACCTGTTATTAATCGTTTTGCAACACGGAATTATAAAATTTTGTTGGAGAAAAGAAAAGAATTAGATGAATTGAAAAAGAAACTGATACATGATATTGAACAATGGAATGAAGATATTGCAGATAATATCTTTAAGGATCAAGATTGGGTTCTGTTAGGAGAAAAAGAGCTTGTAACATTGATGGGAGAACTTTCTGCCACTATTTTTGAGTTAGGACATGAGAACTGATAAATGTAAAGAAGAATATGACCGATTGTATTTATCCATAGTTGACCGAAGAGAATATTCAGTAAAAGAGTATTTGACAGAAGTGTCTGACTCTATACCTGTTTATATTAGCGAAAATACTTCTTCAATGGAAGTATTGGAAATATATCTACAAGAATCTTTAAAGGATAAACATGATTTGACGATATTCGCTCGTGAAGAAAATTATTTTCGTCAATGTATGCAGATGGATTTTTCTTTGTTTATAAAAAAGTGGGGGGTGTTATGTAAGGCTCTAAAAAAGACTTATCAAGTGGATAATAGTTTCTTGTCCTATTTCAGTATGAAACTAGAGGCAAAGGATAAGTATGCTCAAGGGGAATTGTTACTATGGTGGAAAAAGAGATTGGCGAGAAAACAATTGGCTTATTGGATAAATCTGTTGGATTACTATAGAAATAAATTCCAAAAACTGATATATGCTGCAATAAAACAGGAACGTAGTTCTTTTATAAATAAAAGTCTTTGGTGGAGTCTTGATAAGGGAATATGGAGAGATTTGGATATTGCTATTCATTTGAAATATAAATTATTATTTGAACATAATAATTCACTTCAAAGTCTGGCAGACTCATTAGGAAGAAGGAAGGATAACAAACGAAAGGAATATAAATCGGGATATACACACAGAATAACCGATATTAATACCAATATTAATACCAAGGTTGACATTAATAGTATTTATGCGGGTAATGATTTAAGCTGTGTTTTATGCCATGAACTTGTATTATTACATCGGGACATTGATTATTTATTTTATAAGAAATACACTTCAGGTCAATTGGAACAGTGGCTATATAGAACTGAGGGATCGTCCTTAAAAAAGAGGGGAAGTGTATTTTTTGGGAAAGAAAAGGGACCTGTTATTATCTGTGTTGATACGAGTGGATCTATGGTTGGTTCTCCTGAATTTGTTGCTAAAGCAGCATGTTATGGAGTTATTCATGCGGCTTTGCAAGAAAAAAGAGAAGTATTTATTGTTGCTTTTTCTATAAATATAAAATGCATTGAACTGATAGATTGGGTGAAAGATAAATATAAGATTGAGAAGTTTTTGTCTCATTCGTTTTATGGAGGAACGCGGATGGACTCTGCTTTACGACAGACAATGGATTTATTAAATATGAATTGTTATCAACAAGCAGATGTCTTGTTGATTTCAGATTTTGTCATGCCTAGGTTGCCTTTGAAGTTTGTGAAGGATATAAAGAAATGTCAGGAACAAAAAACGGTATTTCATAGTCTTCAGATAGGCGGCTATGTTAATTACGACATTATGCAGTTGATGAATAATAGGTGGAAATATGATGAAAATAGTGGAAATATTATTTATATTAAGTGAATATTGAGTATATTGTAAGAAGTTGTGTTCTGTTTTGGCATACCCTATTGTCAATTTTGCAAACGGTAACAAAATCATTTAATGACATGGAAATAAAAGAACGTATAAAGTTGTTGTTGGCTGAAATGAATAATGGTGTGTACGAAAAGGATACAGAAATAGGGTTAGCCTTATTGGCTGCCCTTGCAGGCGATAGTATATTATTATTAGGACCACCGGGGGTTGCAAAATCAATGATTGCCAGACGATTAAAAAATGCTTTTGTTAATGCGAAGAGTTTTGAATATTTAATGTCGCGTTTCTCTACTCCAGATGAAATCTTTGGACCAATAAGTCTTAGTCGTCTAAAATTGTCTGATAAATATGAACGAAATGTCAAAGGATATTTGCCAACGGCTGATGTCGTTTTTTTAGATGAAATATGGAAGGCTGGACCTGCTATTCAAAATACATTATTGACAGTGATTAATGAAAAAGTATTTCGGAATGGAGATGAAGAAATTCAATTGCCGTTGAAATTATTAGTGGCGGCTAGCAATGAGTTGCCGGCACAAGGTGAGGGACTGGAAGCTTTATGGGATCGTTTCTTAATTCGTACAGTTTGTACCTGTATTCAACAAGAAGAATTGTTTTATAAGATGTTGTTGAACGACATAGAAGACGAACATCTGAATTTTTGCTGGAGAATATCTAATGAGGAATATTTAGAGTGGAAACAACAAATAAAAAAAATTATCATATCCTCGGATACCTTGTCATGCATTACGGAAGTCCGTAGAAGATTGAAAAAAGTTGATGTTGGGGAAGAAGGTGGTAGGAGTGTATATGTGAGTGATCGTCGTTGGAAATGCATAATAAAAATGTTAAAAGCTTCAGCCTTTATGCATGGACGTACTGAAACCTTAATTCTTGATTTGTTGCCAATTTATCATTGCCTGTGGAATGAGCCTTGTGAATATGACAGTGTTCAAACGATTGTTATTCAATCTCTTTTTTTACAGATAAAAGAAAAACTGTCTTTTATTGTATTAGCCTTAAAAGCAGATTTGAAAGTTTGTAGGGTACATGAAGCATTGAAAAATGTCTCTACAAAAGATGATCACAGGGGGCAGCCTTTACGTATAGTTGATCATTTCTATTATCAGGTAGCTGAACATGGTACAGGAAATACTTATATTTTTATATCGGATTATATAAATTTACCAGATTATAAGAAAGTAGTAGGGCATGGTAATGCTCCTGTTCAGGGAATATTATATAGAGATCCCCAAAATCCTCAAAGAATGACTATTCGTGCATATTCAAATAGTTTGAATCGATATAAAGGTGAATTGGTTACTCTCTATCGAGATGATAAAGGATTGTATATAAATGGAGTGCGCTTTCCTATAATACAGCTTAAGAAAGGAGAAAAACAACAATTCGGTGTGGGAAATATAGCTGCAGTTTCAAAATGCAATTATGAAGTAGAGTTAGAAACGATAAGTATGCAGTTGGAAAATCTTGTTAGCCAAATATCTGGAAACCTTTTTGTTTCTCAGAAAGATAATATAAAAATAAAAGAATGTTTCTTGGCTATCAATAAAGAAATAACTTTAGCACATGTAGATGTACAAAAGTTACAATATGCAATCATTTAACTTTTTTGAGAATGCGGTTTATATGCAGATTCTAGATGTATATATAGAAACTGGAGAATGTAAAAAGATAGAAAACGGAAAGTCTGACCCTTTATATTCTTATCTAGAATCTGTAATGAATGATCCGTTGATAAAAATACAAGTATTAAGTGATGATATTTGTGCAAAATATTTTTATGATACTATGATGTCTTTTATCGTTTCTTGTTTGGAAAGAGAACGGTTTAACATACAGAGAAGTCAATCAGAACAGGAAGGTATGGAGCTTGTTTTAGAATGGTCTGAGAGAAAAAAGAAAGATGGGTGGCAAGCATTATTGAAACATATAGGAGGCAAATACCAGCAATATGGTTTTGATAAACGATTCTATCAAGGGGAATTTGGGAAAAATGGAAAATATGCAGACGAGAGCGTTTGGGAGAAGATGGTTGATGATTGGAAGGAAGCTTTTGAACAACAGATGAAAGAGCAGCAGGAACAATATATAAATGAACGTGATATCAAAAAAACTCTTCATGCGAATATAAAGAGTATTCCGGAATATTTGCAAAAGAATAAAATAGAAAAAGAAGAATTTTTCCAAACTTGGGGGATAATGGGTGGTCTATGGAATACTTATGACTTTGAACGTATACGAAAAATTGTAAGTATTCAAAAAGAGTATCCGATAATTACGAAAATAGCTAATCAAATGGGACGTATTGCGGACGAAGAAGGTAGTGAGGAAGTCTATACTGGCGGAGGTTTCTTTTATCAACTAGAGCATTCATCAAAATGTGATATACAAGGTATTACAGTAGGAAATAATTTCAATGTGTTATTGCCGATAGAGCTAGTGCTATATGCAGATGAGGATTTGGAAGATTTATTTACTTACAAATATTTGACCAATAAACTTCAGACCTTTCAGTGTAAGTCGGAGATAATACAACCTTTTAGACAATTAAGGATAAAATCTGCAAAACCTAAAGGACCTATTATCGTTTGTTTGGATACTTCAGAAAGTATGATGGGAAAACCACAAAAAATAGCAAACTCATTATTGATAAGATTATTAGAGATATCAGACCGACAGAAAAGAGATTGTTTTCTAATTGCATTTTCAATATCTGTTTATCCTATAGATGTTCGAAAAGAAAGGAAACATTTACTTAATTTTTTTTCAAATATAGCTTCTGGAGGTACAGACTCTACTCAAATGCTCGGACTTATGTTTGATTTGTTACAATCTAAAAAAGAGTATATAAACGCAGATGTGTTGTGGATTAGTGATTTTAAAATACCCCTACCTTCTTCAAGTTTACAATATAGAATGTTGGAGTATAAACAAGCGGGAACACATTTTTATGGTTTGCAAATCGGCGTAATAGTACAAAATGAATGGATGTCTTTTTTTGATCATATTTATCAGATAGGTTATATTCCTTCTAGAGGGCATTAGCAGAGGATTGTTCTTTAGTGGAATTGAAAAAGGTTGACTGATTGCAAAGAAAGTAAAATGGTAATTTATTCAAATAATATTTGACTTTATGTGGAAAACTGTTACATTTGTAAATAATGAATAATACAATTAGAGATGGCAAAAGATTTATTTAATAAATATATTTGGTTGGTGGATACTATCTATAGAGTAGGAAAAATTACGTTTGAAGAAATAAATAAGAGGTGGGTGTGTACTGAGATGAGCGGTGGAGAGGAAATTCCTCTTCGCACTTTTCATAATCACAGAAAAGCTATAGAAGAACTATTTGATATAAATATAGAATGCAATAAGCGTGGTGGCTATTATTATTATATTGAGAATCAAGAGAACATTGAAAAAGGCGGGGTACGTAATTGGTTATTGAATGCATTTGCGGTAAATAATCTGATCAATGAAAGTCATAGGCTTAAACAACGTATTTTGTTTGAAGAAATACCCTCTGGAAGACAATATTTAGCTTCCGTTATTGAAGCGATGCGGGACAGCCTTATAATTGAGTTAACTTATTGGAGTTTTTGGCGTGATAAACCACATACTTTTTTTATAGAACCTTATTGTGTAAAGGTGTTTAAGCAAAGATGGTATGTCATAGGGTATGCTCCTCATTATAATGCAATACGTACTTATGCATTAGAGCGTATTCAGGATTTAAAAATTACAGATAAAGTTTTTACTTATCCGCAGGATTTTGATCCTCAATTCTATTTTTCTACAAGTTTTGGTATTATAGTAGATGAATCTTGTAAAATAGAAAGGATAGAAATAAAAACTTTTGGAAACAAGACTAAATATATCCGATCTTTACCATTGCATATCAGTCAACAGGAAGTTGAAAACACAACGGAATATTCTGTTTTTGAATATCGATTACGTCCAACGTATGATTTTTGTCAAGAACTGTTGTCTCACGGAAGTGACTTGGAGGTGCTATCTCCTCAGTGGTTGAGAGAACAAATGAAAAATGTCATAAAGGATATGGAACTGTTTTATGAGTAGTTTTTATAGATATTACAACTGAGCCGTGAAGGATTTGTGAATAGGTTTGAATCCCTGTTCTTTGTATGCGCTAATAACCACCTGAATTACATAACCGAATTTATTTTTGACGTTCTCAATAAGCTCTCCCCTATATCCTCCGTCTGCCAATATGATTTTTATTCCCGAACAAAGTTCTTTCAATACTCTCATTAGCAGATAAGCCACCTTACTGTCATGAATATTGGCTACTATAACCATCACTGCAATAAGGAAGCCATTCTTGTCTACAACAATATGGCGTTTGACGCCTTTCACTTTTTTATTGCCGTCAACTCCGTTCAGAGACCGGTTATTGTCCCATTTAACGCTTTGGCTATCTATTATGCCTACACCGGGTTTCATGTTTTGATTCCGCTCTACCCGGACATGACCACGTAATCTGTCAAAAAGCAAATCGAAAACATCGAAAGAAGACCATTTCCGGTAATAGTAATAAACTGATTCCCTTTTGGGGAACTCTTTGGGAAGCATACGCCACCGGCAACCCGTTTTTACTAAATAAAATATGGCATTTCAAATCATACGCAAGTCATATTTTCGCTTTCTTGCAGATTCAGCACTTTTGTTATATATTGCCACTCGGTTTCCGTTAAATCTGTCTGATACATTTTTTTTAAGTAAGTTTGGTCACTTCAAATAAAGATATTATTGGGCAGGTACGGAAACATTCTTAAAATTTTATTTCAACCATTTTTAAACAGGCTCTTAAAAAGTATAGAACAAATACTTTTTTGCCAGATGGTAAGGGTTGTCGGTCATTTTGTCAGTCAATTTCTGACAAAGAATCATTTATTTGCTTTGGCACGCTTTTCGCAATGTATTTAGCGTCCCACCTGAAAAGATGGGCAACTTCTAACAATTATAATGTATAACTAAAATATAAAAAAGTAACTATGAACATTAAACCATTAGCAGACAGAGTGCTTATCCTCCCTGCACCTGCAGAAGAAAAAACAATTGGTGGTATCATTATT
This portion of the Bacteroides acidifaciens genome encodes:
- a CDS encoding NUDIX hydrolase; the encoded protein is MEEKNKVWTTVSSKYLFRRPWLTVRCEDMLLPNGNHIPEYYILEYPDWVNTIAITKEGKFVFVRQYRPGIQRTCYELCAGVCEKEDASPLVSAQRELWEETGYGKGNWQEYMVISANPSTHTNLTHCFLATDVELIDHQHLEATGDISVHLLTLEEVKSLLENNEIMQSLNAAPLWKYMANL
- a CDS encoding AAA family ATPase; the protein is MRTYKQTILELIDDISVGTYERRQVLLLSMLCAFAGESIFLFGAPGVAKSMIAKRIKLLFYNATAFEYLMSRFSTPDEIFGPVSIQKLKDEDKYERMVDGYLPTADIVFLDEIWKAGSSIQNALLTVLNEKVFRNGDKEIRLPVKLIIAASNELPAEGEGLDALWDRFLVRCVVENIQDKNLFYEMITSVQDDNCRISIVNPFTETVYSQWQKNCLEIGVNSIIKNIIDRIRDKITERNQTNVESETLYISDRRWKKSIHLMRTCALLNNRQKIDFTDCFLLEYILWNDNSQISFVKDMVKKSITEGLLQPYAELYQNYKKEINEFHTEIKNIIKKKGGPMPNSLIIVSGLFYKINAVESQQILIPISLYNKLSGQNEQAKLHQNGPYCQLALVSNYDYRVLPDVLVRKGENGCLIINEREYPLERYDSLPVINRFATRNYKILLEKRKELDELKKKLIHDIEQWNEDIADNIFKDQDWVLLGEKELVTLMGELSATIFELGHEN
- a CDS encoding VWA domain-containing protein — encoded protein: MRTDKCKEEYDRLYLSIVDRREYSVKEYLTEVSDSIPVYISENTSSMEVLEIYLQESLKDKHDLTIFAREENYFRQCMQMDFSLFIKKWGVLCKALKKTYQVDNSFLSYFSMKLEAKDKYAQGELLLWWKKRLARKQLAYWINLLDYYRNKFQKLIYAAIKQERSSFINKSLWWSLDKGIWRDLDIAIHLKYKLLFEHNNSLQSLADSLGRRKDNKRKEYKSGYTHRITDINTNINTKVDINSIYAGNDLSCVLCHELVLLHRDIDYLFYKKYTSGQLEQWLYRTEGSSLKKRGSVFFGKEKGPVIICVDTSGSMVGSPEFVAKAACYGVIHAALQEKREVFIVAFSINIKCIELIDWVKDKYKIEKFLSHSFYGGTRMDSALRQTMDLLNMNCYQQADVLLISDFVMPRLPLKFVKDIKKCQEQKTVFHSLQIGGYVNYDIMQLMNNRWKYDENSGNIIYIK
- a CDS encoding AAA family ATPase, translating into MEIKERIKLLLAEMNNGVYEKDTEIGLALLAALAGDSILLLGPPGVAKSMIARRLKNAFVNAKSFEYLMSRFSTPDEIFGPISLSRLKLSDKYERNVKGYLPTADVVFLDEIWKAGPAIQNTLLTVINEKVFRNGDEEIQLPLKLLVAASNELPAQGEGLEALWDRFLIRTVCTCIQQEELFYKMLLNDIEDEHLNFCWRISNEEYLEWKQQIKKIIISSDTLSCITEVRRRLKKVDVGEEGGRSVYVSDRRWKCIIKMLKASAFMHGRTETLILDLLPIYHCLWNEPCEYDSVQTIVIQSLFLQIKEKLSFIVLALKADLKVCRVHEALKNVSTKDDHRGQPLRIVDHFYYQVAEHGTGNTYIFISDYINLPDYKKVVGHGNAPVQGILYRDPQNPQRMTIRAYSNSLNRYKGELVTLYRDDKGLYINGVRFPIIQLKKGEKQQFGVGNIAAVSKCNYEVELETISMQLENLVSQISGNLFVSQKDNIKIKECFLAINKEITLAHVDVQKLQYAII
- a CDS encoding VWA domain-containing protein — protein: MQSFNFFENAVYMQILDVYIETGECKKIENGKSDPLYSYLESVMNDPLIKIQVLSDDICAKYFYDTMMSFIVSCLERERFNIQRSQSEQEGMELVLEWSERKKKDGWQALLKHIGGKYQQYGFDKRFYQGEFGKNGKYADESVWEKMVDDWKEAFEQQMKEQQEQYINERDIKKTLHANIKSIPEYLQKNKIEKEEFFQTWGIMGGLWNTYDFERIRKIVSIQKEYPIITKIANQMGRIADEEGSEEVYTGGGFFYQLEHSSKCDIQGITVGNNFNVLLPIELVLYADEDLEDLFTYKYLTNKLQTFQCKSEIIQPFRQLRIKSAKPKGPIIVCLDTSESMMGKPQKIANSLLIRLLEISDRQKRDCFLIAFSISVYPIDVRKERKHLLNFFSNIASGGTDSTQMLGLMFDLLQSKKEYINADVLWISDFKIPLPSSSLQYRMLEYKQAGTHFYGLQIGVIVQNEWMSFFDHIYQIGYIPSRGH
- a CDS encoding WYL domain-containing protein, translating into MAKDLFNKYIWLVDTIYRVGKITFEEINKRWVCTEMSGGEEIPLRTFHNHRKAIEELFDINIECNKRGGYYYYIENQENIEKGGVRNWLLNAFAVNNLINESHRLKQRILFEEIPSGRQYLASVIEAMRDSLIIELTYWSFWRDKPHTFFIEPYCVKVFKQRWYVIGYAPHYNAIRTYALERIQDLKITDKVFTYPQDFDPQFYFSTSFGIIVDESCKIERIEIKTFGNKTKYIRSLPLHISQQEVENTTEYSVFEYRLRPTYDFCQELLSHGSDLEVLSPQWLREQMKNVIKDMELFYE
- a CDS encoding transposase; this encodes MLPKEFPKRESVYYYYRKWSSFDVFDLLFDRLRGHVRVERNQNMKPGVGIIDSQSVKWDNNRSLNGVDGNKKVKGVKRHIVVDKNGFLIAVMVIVANIHDSKVAYLLMRVLKELCSGIKIILADGGYRGELIENVKNKFGYVIQVVISAYKEQGFKPIHKSFTAQL